A genomic region of Candidatus Stoquefichus sp. SB1 contains the following coding sequences:
- a CDS encoding PHP domain-containing protein: MFYDLHIHSALSPCSDDDMTLNNIVNMAYLKALDLIAITDHNSVKQLYHLATVAKDKVRYIYGVEIQSREEVHILGYFLDDCSLDEIQAFLDEYLIEEPNDEYYFGHQYIFDEMDQVIAQEKRLLIKSLDLSVEEIIDWIHQHKGIAVFAHAMSERFSIMHVFMNIDESLDIDGIEVTDPHQRIQLTEKYPYLKNKLWLINSDAHRLDMINEPIYEISEEEFYGLWRKRYG; the protein is encoded by the coding sequence ATGTTTTATGACTTACATATCCATTCTGCTTTATCGCCTTGCAGTGATGATGATATGACTTTAAATAATATTGTCAATATGGCATATTTAAAGGCACTTGATTTGATTGCGATTACAGATCATAACTCAGTAAAGCAGCTTTATCATTTAGCCACAGTTGCCAAAGATAAAGTTCGCTATATTTATGGAGTAGAGATTCAAAGTCGAGAAGAAGTTCATATTTTAGGATATTTCTTAGATGATTGTTCTTTAGATGAAATTCAAGCATTTTTAGATGAGTATTTAATTGAAGAGCCTAATGATGAATATTACTTTGGACATCAATATATTTTTGATGAAATGGATCAAGTGATTGCACAGGAAAAAAGATTACTGATTAAATCTTTGGATTTATCCGTAGAAGAAATTATTGATTGGATTCATCAGCATAAAGGGATTGCTGTTTTTGCACATGCTATGAGTGAAAGATTTTCAATTATGCATGTCTTTATGAATATTGATGAGTCATTAGATATTGATGGTATCGAAGTGACAGATCCTCATCAACGTATACAATTAACCGAAAAATATCCATATTTAAAAAACAAGTTATGGTTAATAAATAGTGATGCTCATCGTTTAGATATGATTAATGAGCCAATATATGAAATCAGTGAAGAAGAATTTTATGGATTGTGGAGGAAGCGTTATGGATGA
- a CDS encoding ATP-binding protein, which yields MDELALNILDIAYNSIRADASFVRISILDSIKQNIIHIEIEDNGKGMTADTIEKVTDPFYTTRTTRVVGLGVPLFKQNAELTGGSLTIQSQLQVGTRVTAQFIKNHIDTPIMGDIIETMLTLIQADEQIDYEFEYVTDENSFVMKTKEMKEILGDVKITEPEVLLWIKEFMKEGLQK from the coding sequence ATGGATGAACTAGCTTTAAATATTTTAGATATTGCTTATAATTCTATCCGTGCTGACGCTTCATTCGTTCGTATTTCTATTCTTGATAGTATCAAACAAAATATTATTCATATTGAAATAGAAGATAATGGTAAAGGCATGACAGCGGATACTATTGAAAAAGTGACTGATCCTTTTTATACAACACGAACAACAAGAGTCGTAGGATTAGGTGTTCCACTGTTTAAACAAAACGCTGAATTAACAGGTGGTTCATTGACTATTCAGTCACAATTACAGGTTGGAACAAGAGTAACTGCTCAGTTTATTAAAAATCATATTGATACACCTATTATGGGAGATATCATTGAAACAATGTTAACGTTGATTCAGGCAGATGAACAGATTGATTATGAATTTGAATATGTGACAGATGAAAATTCGTTTGTCATGAAAACCAAGGAAATGAAAGAGATTTTAGGAGATGTGAAAATCACAGAACCAGAAGTTCTCTTATGGATAAAAGAGTTTATGAAGGAGGGATTACAGAAATGA
- a CDS encoding (2Fe-2S) ferredoxin domain-containing protein, whose product MKSLEDLKKIREAAQNKMTMRMDDEQKYRVVVGMATCGIAAGARPVLNAIVEEVAKAKLPVTVLQTGCIGMCTLEPIVEVFDKNDHKTTYVLVDAKKAKEIVVRHLMNDEVIDDYTVGKYKK is encoded by the coding sequence ATGAAATCATTAGAAGATTTAAAAAAGATTAGAGAAGCTGCTCAAAACAAAATGACAATGCGTATGGATGATGAACAAAAGTATCGTGTTGTTGTGGGAATGGCAACGTGCGGGATTGCTGCTGGAGCAAGACCGGTCTTAAATGCAATTGTTGAAGAAGTTGCAAAGGCTAAACTCCCTGTAACAGTTTTACAGACAGGTTGTATTGGTATGTGTACATTAGAACCAATTGTTGAAGTTTTTGATAAAAATGATCATAAAACAACATATGTTTTGGTTGATGCTAAAAAAGCTAAAGAAATTGTTGTCCGTCATTTGATGAATGATGAAGTTATTGATGACTATACAGTCGGGAAATATAAGAAGTAG
- a CDS encoding NADH-quinone oxidoreductase subunit NuoF yields MERIQVLVCAGTGCTIGNSGDLIEAFQNEIKSMGLEKEVSVLRTGCLGLCGVGPNVSIYPDNIIYKSVKVEDVKEIVMEHFYKGRPVQRLMLNESDQETNEIHDINKTKFYSKQKRIALHNCGVIDPENIDEYIAKDGYFALGKVLTEMQPQEVVDVIKASGLRGRGGGGFPTGLKWQFALNEPGDEKYVICNADEGDPGAFMDRSILEGNPHSVIEAMAIAAYAIGAHYGYIYIRAEYPIAVERLKHAISQAKDLGLLGQNIFGSGFDFDLEIRLGAGAFVCGEETALIQSIEGERGMPNPKPPFPAHKGVWGKPTIINNVETYANIAQIIINGADWFKSIGTETSFGTKVFALGGKITNTGLVEVPMGTTLREVIYEIGGGCPNRKQFKAVQTGGPSGGCLTESQLDTPIGFDELVKLGSMMGSGGMIVLDEDNCMVDVARFYMDFIVDESCGKCSPCRIGTKRMLEILEDICEGRGTMESLDELEVLAHTIKDTALCGLGQSAPNPVLSTISQFRDEYIAHIVDKKCPAGVCKALLSYEIDEDKCRKCGLCARQCPANAIDGELGKVPYRIDQDKCIKCGNCLKACHFGVITRK; encoded by the coding sequence ATGGAAAGAATACAAGTCTTAGTATGCGCTGGAACAGGGTGTACAATTGGTAATTCTGGTGATTTGATTGAAGCCTTTCAAAATGAAATCAAATCAATGGGATTAGAAAAAGAAGTCAGTGTTTTACGTACTGGATGTTTAGGTCTTTGTGGTGTTGGTCCAAATGTTTCTATATATCCTGATAATATTATTTATAAATCTGTTAAGGTTGAAGATGTTAAAGAAATTGTTATGGAACATTTTTATAAAGGCCGTCCAGTTCAACGATTAATGTTAAATGAATCTGATCAAGAAACAAATGAGATTCATGATATTAATAAAACGAAGTTTTATTCAAAACAAAAACGTATAGCATTACATAATTGTGGTGTTATTGATCCTGAGAATATTGATGAGTATATAGCAAAAGATGGTTATTTTGCACTTGGAAAAGTCCTTACTGAAATGCAGCCTCAAGAGGTTGTTGATGTGATTAAAGCAAGCGGTCTAAGAGGTCGTGGTGGGGGAGGTTTCCCAACTGGACTCAAATGGCAGTTTGCATTAAATGAACCAGGTGATGAGAAATACGTGATCTGTAATGCTGATGAGGGAGACCCAGGTGCTTTTATGGATCGATCTATCTTGGAAGGAAATCCACATAGTGTCATTGAAGCAATGGCTATTGCTGCCTATGCAATTGGAGCACATTATGGATATATTTATATTCGTGCTGAATATCCAATTGCTGTTGAAAGATTAAAACATGCGATTTCACAAGCTAAAGATTTAGGTTTGTTAGGTCAAAATATTTTTGGTTCTGGCTTTGACTTTGATTTAGAGATTCGTTTAGGCGCAGGTGCATTTGTTTGTGGTGAAGAAACAGCTTTAATTCAGTCTATTGAAGGTGAAAGAGGAATGCCAAATCCTAAACCACCATTCCCAGCTCATAAAGGTGTATGGGGAAAACCAACAATTATTAATAATGTTGAAACTTATGCGAATATTGCTCAAATTATTATCAATGGTGCAGATTGGTTTAAATCAATTGGTACAGAAACATCTTTTGGAACAAAAGTCTTTGCTTTAGGTGGAAAAATTACAAACACTGGGCTTGTAGAAGTTCCGATGGGAACAACTTTACGTGAAGTTATTTATGAAATTGGTGGTGGATGTCCAAATCGTAAACAATTTAAAGCAGTTCAAACAGGGGGACCATCTGGTGGTTGTTTAACAGAAAGTCAATTAGATACACCTATTGGTTTTGATGAACTCGTTAAATTAGGTTCTATGATGGGTTCAGGTGGTATGATTGTTTTGGATGAAGATAACTGTATGGTTGATGTTGCCAGATTCTATATGGATTTTATTGTTGATGAATCTTGTGGAAAATGTTCACCATGTCGTATAGGAACAAAACGTATGTTAGAAATACTTGAAGATATTTGTGAAGGTAGAGGAACAATGGAATCGTTAGATGAGTTAGAAGTTCTTGCTCATACGATTAAAGATACTGCCCTTTGTGGTTTAGGACAATCTGCTCCTAACCCTGTCCTTTCAACAATTTCTCAATTTAGAGATGAATATATTGCTCATATTGTTGATAAAAAATGTCCTGCAGGAGTATGTAAAGCCTTATTGTCTTATGAAATTGATGAAGATAAATGTCGTAAATGTGGTCTTTGTGCAAGACAATGTCCTGCTAATGCCATTGATGGAGAACTTGGAAAAGTTCCATATCGTATTGATCAAGATAAATGTATCAAATGTGGTAACTGTTTGAAAGCTTGTCACTTTGGTGTCATTACAAGAAAGTAG
- a CDS encoding NADH-dependent [FeFe] hydrogenase, group A6: MGKIKLTINNRQVEAYEGKTILEVARENGIHIPTLCYLKDYTGTGACRVCQVEVEGVKNLCAACVYPVRDGMVIKTNSMRALDARRRVVELIVSNHSKDCLSCIRNTNCELQRLCQELGVREDAFKGAKTNPTFDEVSPGVVRNTSKCILCGRCIAACKKHQELGVLGFMERGFKTKVGPVFDRSLNDVNCMQCGQCINVCPVGALQEKEEIHNVIEALNDPTKHVVVQTAPAVRASLGEEFGMPIGTRVTGKMVAALKLLGFDKVYDTNFGADLTIMEEGYEFIHRLQNGGQLPMITSCSPGWINYCEKEYPDLLDHLSSCKSPHMMLGAMIKSYYAKQHQLDPKNIYVVSIMPCVAKKGEKERSQMIKDGMKDVDAVLTTRELGKLIKMFGVNFVDLKDEEFDQDMFGEYTGAAVIFGASGGVMEAALRTVVDVLTNQDLDSIEYHAVRGQRGLKEATLQVGDLTVRVAVAHSMAIAKPLLDEIRAGRSPYHFIEVMGCPGGCINGGGQSYVSALIRNSGFDFKGARAKALYDEDRSMPARKSHKNTQIQKLYEDFLGQPNSHLAHELLHTTYDKQKKFK; this comes from the coding sequence ATGGGAAAAATAAAATTAACTATTAATAATCGTCAAGTTGAAGCTTATGAAGGAAAAACTATTTTAGAAGTTGCACGTGAAAATGGCATTCATATACCTACTTTGTGTTATTTAAAGGACTATACAGGTACAGGAGCATGCCGTGTTTGCCAAGTTGAAGTAGAAGGTGTTAAGAATCTTTGTGCTGCTTGTGTATATCCAGTAAGAGATGGTATGGTTATTAAAACAAATTCAATGCGTGCCCTTGATGCGCGTCGTCGTGTCGTTGAACTTATTGTTTCTAATCACTCTAAAGATTGTTTGTCATGTATTCGTAATACAAACTGTGAACTGCAACGTCTTTGCCAGGAATTAGGTGTCCGTGAAGATGCTTTTAAAGGTGCAAAAACGAACCCAACATTTGATGAAGTTTCACCAGGAGTTGTTAGAAATACATCAAAATGTATTTTATGTGGACGTTGTATTGCTGCATGTAAGAAACATCAGGAATTAGGTGTTTTAGGATTTATGGAACGTGGTTTTAAAACAAAGGTTGGTCCTGTTTTTGATCGTAGTTTGAATGATGTAAACTGTATGCAATGTGGACAATGTATTAATGTGTGTCCAGTAGGTGCATTACAGGAAAAAGAAGAAATTCATAATGTTATAGAAGCGCTTAATGATCCAACAAAACATGTTGTAGTGCAAACTGCTCCAGCCGTTCGTGCAAGTTTAGGTGAAGAATTTGGTATGCCAATAGGAACACGTGTCACTGGAAAAATGGTTGCTGCATTAAAACTATTAGGATTTGATAAAGTTTATGATACGAACTTTGGTGCTGATTTGACAATTATGGAAGAAGGATACGAATTTATTCATCGTCTTCAAAATGGTGGTCAATTACCAATGATTACATCTTGTTCACCAGGATGGATTAATTATTGTGAAAAAGAATATCCAGATTTATTAGATCATTTGTCATCATGTAAATCACCACATATGATGTTAGGAGCAATGATTAAATCATATTATGCAAAACAACATCAATTAGATCCAAAAAATATTTATGTTGTTTCTATTATGCCTTGTGTTGCTAAAAAAGGTGAAAAAGAACGTTCTCAAATGATAAAAGATGGTATGAAAGATGTTGATGCTGTTTTAACAACAAGAGAATTAGGAAAGCTGATCAAAATGTTTGGTGTTAATTTTGTTGATTTAAAAGATGAAGAGTTTGATCAGGATATGTTTGGTGAATACACTGGTGCAGCAGTTATTTTTGGAGCAAGTGGTGGCGTGATGGAAGCTGCTTTGCGTACTGTTGTTGATGTATTGACAAATCAGGATTTAGATTCAATTGAATATCATGCTGTAAGAGGTCAACGTGGCTTAAAAGAAGCAACATTACAAGTTGGTGATTTAACAGTTCGTGTTGCTGTAGCACATAGTATGGCTATTGCTAAGCCATTATTAGATGAAATTCGTGCCGGACGTTCACCATATCACTTTATTGAAGTGATGGGATGTCCTGGTGGTTGTATCAATGGTGGTGGGCAATCTTATGTTAGTGCACTTATTAGAAATAGTGGTTTTGATTTTAAAGGTGCAAGAGCAAAAGCGTTATATGATGAAGATCGTTCAATGCCAGCAAGAAAATCTCATAAGAATACTCAAATTCAAAAATTATATGAAGATTTCTTAGGTCAGCCTAATTCACATCTGGCTCATGAATTACTTCATACAACTTATGATAAACAGAAAAAATTTAAATAA
- a CDS encoding YneF family protein gives MLYAFLGLAVGLAIGFFVSRYVFKKNLKKNPPINEKMIRAMFMEMGRKPNETQIKRIMKSINDQYK, from the coding sequence ATGTTATATGCTTTTTTAGGACTTGCTGTAGGTCTTGCTATAGGATTCTTCGTATCTCGATATGTATTTAAGAAAAATTTAAAGAAGAATCCACCAATCAATGAAAAAATGATTCGTGCAATGTTTATGGAGATGGGACGTAAACCTAACGAGACTCAAATCAAGAGAATTATGAAAAGTATCAATGATCAGTACAAATAA
- a CDS encoding histidine phosphatase family protein has translation MKIYLTRHSKTIWNHEKRLQGRCDSPLTSEGIENAYALKKYLEQSHLHFDFIYSSPITRAYKTATLLFDEKKIIQDSRLMEMNFGIFEGRKISDILETDFELYHNLWNHPECFTCIPQGESYDDVMLRAQSFLDDLQKLDENSTVMIVTHGMYFIVLLATMLGLERKDYIKLNQKVVEGCSLTVLEQQNGHYELLNYNDCHFLPHVMNASFSK, from the coding sequence ATGAAGATATATTTAACACGTCATTCTAAAACCATCTGGAATCATGAAAAAAGATTGCAAGGGAGATGCGATTCTCCTTTGACATCTGAAGGAATTGAAAATGCATATGCTTTAAAAAAGTATCTTGAACAATCTCATTTGCATTTTGATTTTATTTATTCAAGTCCAATTACGCGTGCTTATAAAACAGCAACACTATTATTTGATGAAAAAAAGATTATCCAAGATTCCCGTTTAATGGAAATGAATTTCGGAATATTTGAAGGAAGAAAAATATCTGATATTTTAGAAACGGATTTCGAACTATATCATAATCTTTGGAATCATCCAGAATGTTTTACATGTATTCCTCAGGGAGAAAGTTATGATGATGTCATGTTACGTGCACAAAGTTTCTTAGATGACCTTCAAAAATTAGATGAAAATAGTACTGTCATGATTGTGACTCATGGTATGTATTTTATCGTTTTATTAGCAACGATGTTAGGGTTAGAAAGAAAAGATTATATTAAGCTTAATCAAAAAGTTGTTGAAGGATGTTCTTTAACGGTACTTGAACAACAAAATGGGCATTATGAATTATTGAATTATAATGACTGTCATTTTTTACCACATGTTATGAATGCTTCTTTTTCAAAATAA
- the plsY gene encoding glycerol-3-phosphate 1-O-acyltransferase PlsY produces the protein MDIFIYILLIIMSYLYGSIPFALVIGKLFYNTDVRESGSGNLGGTNAGRVLGKKAGMAVILLDASKCCISILMAKVIAHYMGLNVDIIYPCALACVIGHCYPIFAGFRGGKAVSVAIGYALVTNIFAFLIAIVIFLITLKISKYVSLSSILASVSILVVSPFIGYSTAGIVTNACIVGLLVYKHKANIVRIKNGTESKITWM, from the coding sequence ATGGATATATTTATTTATATATTACTCATTATAATGAGTTATTTATATGGTTCTATACCTTTTGCATTAGTGATTGGAAAATTATTTTACAATACTGATGTTAGAGAAAGTGGTTCTGGAAATCTTGGGGGAACAAATGCTGGTAGAGTTTTAGGCAAAAAAGCTGGGATGGCTGTCATATTATTGGATGCATCAAAATGCTGTATTTCAATACTTATGGCAAAAGTAATAGCCCATTATATGGGATTAAATGTTGATATCATTTATCCTTGTGCCTTGGCATGTGTTATAGGACATTGTTACCCTATTTTTGCTGGATTTCGTGGCGGTAAAGCTGTCTCAGTAGCTATTGGATATGCCCTTGTGACAAATATATTTGCCTTTCTTATTGCAATAGTCATTTTCTTAATAACATTAAAAATATCAAAATATGTTTCTCTTTCATCAATTCTTGCATCTGTATCAATATTAGTCGTTTCGCCTTTTATTGGTTATAGTACTGCTGGAATTGTTACAAATGCTTGTATTGTGGGATTACTTGTTTATAAGCATAAAGCAAATATTGTAAGAATAAAAAATGGAACTGAAAGTAAAATTACATGGATGTAA
- the parE gene encoding DNA topoisomerase IV subunit B — MKKNHYDESNIQILEGLEAVRKRPGMYIGSTDYRGLHHLVWEIVDNSIDEALAGFGNKITVTIGKDNSIKVEDEGRGMPTGMHASGKPTTEVILTILHAGGKFSEDGGYKTSGGLHGVGSSVVNALSEWLEVTVYRDGKIHQQRFENGAKKISPLKVIGKTTRTGTTIQFKPSSEIFSTIEFNYSTICERLKESAFLLKGIEMNVIDERSDRHDSFQFENGLEAFIEYLNVDKSLLHKTISFDDTSHSIEVEIALQFTDGYHETLISFVNLVRTGDGGTHETGFKSGLTKVFNEYARKYGLLKQKDKNLEGTDVREGLTAIVSVKIPESLLQFEGQTKSKLGTPEARNIVDSVVYEQINYYLEENKEVANKLIGKMMKAAQARNAARKAREEARKGKGNKTEKILSGKLAPAQSKDKKKKELYLVEGDSAGGSAKQGRDRKFQAILPLRGKVLNAEKTSMADILKNEEIATIINTVGAGIGDDFNAENSNYAKVIIMTDADTDGAHIQVLLLTFFYRYMRGLISSGRVYIAMPPLYKVSKKNGKHSDSIYAWDDHELEQAKQKVGRGYTVQRYKGLGEMNADQLWETTMNPDTRTLIQVSIEDAALVERRVSVLMGDKVEPRREWIEENVQFSLEDSFFITN, encoded by the coding sequence ATGAAAAAAAATCATTATGATGAATCAAATATACAAATTTTAGAAGGTTTAGAAGCTGTTCGTAAGCGTCCTGGTATGTATATTGGATCTACTGATTATCGTGGTTTACATCATCTTGTCTGGGAAATTGTAGATAATTCAATAGACGAAGCCCTGGCAGGTTTTGGAAATAAAATTACTGTGACAATTGGTAAAGATAATAGTATTAAGGTTGAAGATGAAGGTCGTGGAATGCCTACTGGTATGCATGCTTCTGGAAAACCAACAACTGAAGTTATTTTAACAATTCTTCATGCTGGAGGAAAGTTTAGTGAAGATGGTGGATATAAAACATCTGGAGGACTACATGGTGTAGGATCTTCTGTTGTCAATGCATTGAGTGAATGGCTAGAAGTGACAGTTTATCGTGATGGAAAAATTCATCAGCAAAGATTTGAAAATGGTGCTAAAAAAATATCTCCATTAAAAGTTATAGGCAAAACCACAAGAACTGGCACAACAATTCAATTTAAACCAAGTTCAGAAATTTTTTCAACAATTGAATTTAATTATTCTACTATTTGTGAAAGACTTAAAGAAAGTGCCTTTTTATTAAAAGGTATTGAAATGAATGTTATTGATGAGCGAAGTGACCGACATGATTCATTTCAATTTGAAAATGGGTTAGAAGCTTTTATTGAATATTTGAATGTTGATAAAAGCTTGTTACATAAGACAATTTCATTTGATGATACATCTCATTCTATTGAAGTTGAAATTGCTTTACAGTTTACTGATGGATATCATGAAACGCTTATTTCATTTGTTAATCTTGTGAGAACTGGTGATGGTGGAACACATGAAACTGGGTTTAAATCTGGATTGACCAAAGTTTTTAATGAGTATGCCAGAAAGTATGGGTTATTAAAACAAAAGGATAAAAATTTAGAAGGAACTGATGTCAGAGAAGGATTAACAGCGATTGTATCTGTAAAGATACCAGAATCACTATTACAGTTTGAAGGACAAACTAAATCAAAATTAGGAACACCAGAAGCAAGAAATATTGTAGATAGTGTTGTTTATGAACAAATTAATTATTATTTAGAAGAAAATAAAGAAGTTGCGAATAAACTAATTGGAAAAATGATGAAAGCAGCTCAGGCTCGTAATGCTGCACGTAAAGCTCGAGAAGAAGCGAGAAAAGGAAAAGGTAATAAAACCGAAAAAATTCTAAGTGGTAAATTAGCGCCTGCTCAGTCTAAAGATAAAAAGAAAAAAGAACTCTATCTTGTCGAAGGTGATTCGGCTGGTGGGAGTGCAAAGCAAGGGCGAGATCGTAAATTTCAAGCCATTTTACCTTTACGTGGAAAAGTATTAAATGCCGAAAAAACGTCTATGGCAGATATTTTAAAGAATGAAGAAATTGCAACTATTATTAACACTGTTGGAGCAGGAATTGGTGATGATTTTAATGCAGAAAATTCAAATTATGCAAAAGTGATTATCATGACCGATGCGGATACTGATGGAGCCCATATTCAAGTTCTTTTGTTAACATTTTTCTATCGTTATATGCGTGGATTAATTTCATCAGGACGTGTTTATATTGCGATGCCACCGCTTTATAAAGTGAGTAAGAAAAATGGAAAGCATAGTGATTCTATTTATGCTTGGGATGATCATGAATTAGAACAAGCCAAACAAAAAGTAGGGCGTGGATACACTGTTCAAAGATATAAAGGTCTAGGTGAGATGAATGCTGATCAATTATGGGAAACAACAATGAATCCTGATACACGTACTTTAATTCAAGTTTCTATTGAAGATGCTGCTTTGGTTGAGCGTCGTGTATCTGTTTTGATGGGAGATAAAGTAGAGCCACGTAGAGAGTGGATTGAAGAAAATGTTCAATTTTCATTGGAAGATTCATTCTTTATTACAAATTAA